A window of Puniceicoccaceae bacterium contains these coding sequences:
- a CDS encoding TonB-dependent receptor, giving the protein MLSCLPFRTRAIALLSLLGSAWLLAAQTEESAPLVDLDTYVVTASGFEQTLAKAPASISVVFNTDLVQRRASSLAEVLSEMEGIDVGASVGKTGGMNISMRGMPSDYTLVLIDGRRQNTAGNVTPNGFGETSTSFLPPPSAIERIEVIRGPMSTLYGSDAMGGVINLITRKVRNTWGGSLTAGGTLQSDSDYGGSYQSNLYVSGPLVADRLGLVVRGGWYERFESDLEYLDADGNPLEVSKRGPSPVAGKNYNVGGRLTWLASADHELWFDVDLHRQRYDNSEAQLGTLGERGYAEVMRFHRDQWTLSHQWILDWGRVDTSLMQNVTETHGRTIPNGTPGKEPGSPRDLENDNRVLDSHLVANLGDHTLVVGGQWWDAEMIDGVAPAPYTHTQWALFAENAWELQEGLTLTVGARHDDHNRFGSHFNPRAYLVWQATPSWTLKGGISKGFKAPRLDQISEGITGFTGQGTRPTIGTPTLQPETSVTTEISAIFDNQTGLRVVITGFHNSFDDKIANGPGLLNATWADEPNRPGSVDYGYWPLVDTFSQLINVDEAVTQGVEMNARWKLSDRWEVSGNYTFTDSEQKSGDSKGQPLYNTPEHMLNARVNFTANEALNVWISSEYRSERYRSPSSSSTNLLKETLGDYRAYTVFNLGGNWRIHEQLTLSAVIYNLLNKDFVDYQPYVSNSNTGAISYSNRFANPMEPLRFWISANWQF; this is encoded by the coding sequence ATGCTATCGTGTCTCCCTTTTCGAACCCGCGCCATCGCACTGCTCAGCTTGCTCGGTTCCGCCTGGCTGTTAGCCGCGCAAACGGAAGAATCTGCACCACTGGTGGATCTCGACACCTACGTCGTGACAGCATCGGGATTTGAGCAGACGCTTGCGAAGGCACCAGCCAGTATTTCCGTGGTTTTTAATACAGACCTGGTTCAGCGTCGCGCCAGCAGCCTCGCCGAGGTTCTTTCCGAGATGGAGGGGATTGATGTGGGTGCGTCAGTCGGAAAAACCGGCGGCATGAACATCAGCATGCGCGGCATGCCGAGTGACTATACCCTCGTGCTCATTGATGGTCGTCGTCAGAATACGGCAGGTAATGTGACACCCAATGGATTTGGTGAAACGTCAACCAGTTTTCTTCCACCGCCATCTGCAATCGAGCGCATTGAAGTGATCCGTGGACCCATGTCCACGCTCTACGGATCGGATGCGATGGGAGGTGTCATCAATCTGATCACACGCAAAGTGCGCAACACCTGGGGAGGCAGTCTCACTGCGGGCGGTACCCTGCAGAGTGATTCCGACTATGGTGGCAGCTACCAGAGCAATCTCTACGTCAGCGGCCCGCTGGTGGCGGACCGATTGGGGCTGGTGGTGCGCGGTGGCTGGTATGAGCGATTTGAATCGGACCTCGAATACCTGGATGCCGATGGCAACCCGCTGGAAGTCAGCAAACGGGGTCCGAGTCCGGTTGCCGGAAAAAACTACAATGTGGGTGGACGCCTTACCTGGCTTGCCAGTGCTGACCATGAGCTGTGGTTTGACGTGGACCTGCACCGCCAGCGTTATGACAATTCAGAGGCTCAGTTGGGAACCCTTGGAGAGCGTGGATATGCAGAAGTGATGCGTTTTCACCGCGATCAATGGACGCTCTCGCACCAGTGGATTCTGGACTGGGGACGCGTGGACACCAGCCTCATGCAAAATGTGACGGAAACCCATGGGCGCACGATCCCGAATGGAACTCCCGGAAAAGAGCCGGGATCCCCACGTGACCTGGAGAATGATAATCGGGTTCTGGACAGTCACCTGGTTGCGAATCTGGGAGATCACACGCTCGTTGTCGGTGGACAGTGGTGGGATGCAGAGATGATTGATGGTGTTGCACCGGCACCCTATACCCATACCCAGTGGGCACTTTTTGCGGAGAACGCCTGGGAGCTGCAGGAGGGACTCACCCTGACTGTGGGTGCGCGGCACGACGATCACAATCGCTTTGGCAGTCATTTTAATCCGCGTGCCTATCTCGTCTGGCAGGCAACGCCATCATGGACTCTCAAAGGGGGAATCAGTAAGGGCTTCAAGGCTCCACGTCTGGATCAGATCAGTGAGGGCATCACGGGCTTCACCGGACAGGGTACCCGACCGACCATCGGCACTCCAACCCTGCAGCCGGAGACCAGTGTGACGACGGAAATCAGCGCGATTTTTGACAATCAAACCGGGCTTCGTGTCGTGATCACCGGGTTTCACAACTCCTTTGATGATAAAATTGCCAATGGTCCGGGCTTGCTCAACGCAACCTGGGCGGACGAACCCAACCGTCCGGGCAGTGTGGACTACGGTTACTGGCCTCTGGTGGACACCTTTTCTCAGCTGATCAATGTGGATGAAGCCGTGACTCAGGGAGTGGAAATGAATGCGCGCTGGAAGCTCTCGGACCGATGGGAAGTGAGTGGAAACTACACCTTTACCGACAGTGAGCAGAAAAGTGGGGATTCCAAAGGACAGCCCTTGTACAATACCCCGGAGCACATGCTGAACGCGCGCGTGAATTTTACGGCAAACGAAGCATTGAATGTCTGGATCAGTTCGGAGTATCGCAGTGAGCGCTACCGTAGCCCCTCAAGCAGTTCGACAAATCTGCTCAAAGAAACCCTGGGGGATTATCGGGCCTATACGGTCTTCAATCTTGGTGGTAACTGGAGGATCCACGAACAGCTGACTCTGAGTGCGGTGATCTACAATCTGCTCAACAAGGACTTTGTGGACTACCAGCCCTATGTGAGCAATAGCAACACGGGGGCTATCAGCTACTCGAATCGCTTTGCCAATCCGATGGAACCGCTTCGGTTCTGGATTTCAGCAAACTGGCAGTTCTAA
- a CDS encoding LacI family DNA-binding transcriptional regulator, giving the protein MNKRITLADIAAEAGVHKTTVSMALRNHPNLPRHTIERIQQIAERMGYRPDPALSALNAYRHDTRTASSGGTLAYLTNWNSRFGWKEHSAHHLFFEGATQAAYRLGYSMDHFWIGDPELTQTRLNHILQSRGIRGLLLASWLPQHDLELELEWDHFTGIKIDYFPSAVSLHSVTNDQLTLMQLAFQSLLDRGYQRIGLVMPDLWDSYVKNAWSIGCLAAQQTVAPETRVPMLRYGASTVYGVADTNIRVSADMLREWMAANRPDVILSYEPYVREAFAELGLIPGQNLSYADLFVERGNVSVAGVVNRCEDVGRTAVELLVGQIQRNAMGRVEYENRILVQGYWVDGPSLVAAPEVRAGSA; this is encoded by the coding sequence ATGAACAAACGAATTACACTAGCGGATATTGCGGCTGAAGCGGGAGTTCATAAAACAACGGTCTCCATGGCGCTGCGCAATCATCCCAATCTGCCGCGACACACCATCGAGCGCATTCAGCAGATAGCGGAACGCATGGGATATCGGCCTGATCCGGCTCTGAGTGCACTGAATGCCTATCGACACGACACACGTACGGCGTCCTCAGGGGGGACCTTGGCTTACCTGACCAACTGGAATTCGCGCTTTGGGTGGAAGGAGCACTCCGCGCACCACCTTTTTTTTGAAGGCGCAACGCAGGCCGCGTATCGGCTTGGATACAGTATGGATCACTTCTGGATCGGCGACCCCGAATTGACGCAGACACGCCTCAATCACATCCTGCAGTCGCGAGGGATTCGGGGGCTGTTGCTCGCCTCTTGGCTACCCCAGCACGACCTGGAACTGGAGCTTGAGTGGGACCATTTCACCGGTATCAAGATCGACTACTTTCCCAGTGCCGTGAGCCTTCACAGCGTTACCAATGATCAATTGACCCTGATGCAGCTGGCATTTCAAAGTCTGCTGGACCGGGGTTATCAGCGCATAGGACTCGTGATGCCTGATCTGTGGGACAGTTATGTAAAAAACGCCTGGTCGATCGGCTGCCTGGCGGCCCAGCAAACGGTTGCCCCTGAAACACGAGTGCCAATGCTTCGCTATGGGGCATCGACGGTCTACGGAGTTGCGGATACCAACATCCGTGTCAGTGCCGACATGCTGCGAGAGTGGATGGCTGCCAATCGCCCGGACGTGATTTTGAGCTACGAACCCTACGTCCGGGAAGCCTTTGCAGAACTGGGTCTTATCCCGGGTCAGAACCTCAGTTATGCGGATTTGTTTGTGGAACGCGGAAATGTGAGTGTTGCCGGTGTGGTCAACCGTTGCGAAGATGTGGGACGCACGGCTGTGGAGTTGCTGGTTGGACAGATACAGCGCAACGCGATGGGGCGTGTCGAATATGAAAACCGTATTCTCGTTCAGGGATACTGGGTGGATGGACCCTCGCTGGTGGCGGCTCCGGAGGTGAGGGCAGGGAGTGCTTGA
- a CDS encoding CNNM domain-containing protein, whose product MTLLITYLLLAVGVSFLCSILESVLLSLTPSFVKAQQDAGTVSGRLMHGQKTDLDKPLAAILTLNTAAHTVGAAGVGAQAHFVFHNLPTTVISAVLTLVILIFSEIIPKTIGANFWRVLAVPSAYLIHGMTLLLWPFVVLSQYLSKLITPQNVEPSISRDEMIAMADIGHQQGIIDEADARTLQSVMRFQSLRAHEVLTPRTVVQSLSSDMTVRQAREAIAGQKFSRYPVLEKSEHILGYVLQSDILSEAAEDRWERPLVELVRPVPMILESLPLKGAMSIFLKEREHLAVVIDEFGIFMGVITLEDVVESLIGLEIMDEADDVEDMRMLARETLAKRHS is encoded by the coding sequence ATGACCTTATTGATCACCTATCTGCTTCTTGCAGTCGGAGTTTCCTTTCTTTGTTCCATTCTTGAATCGGTCCTGCTTTCCTTGACTCCTTCATTTGTGAAGGCCCAGCAAGACGCTGGAACAGTATCAGGTCGACTGATGCACGGCCAGAAGACCGATCTCGACAAGCCGCTTGCCGCGATCCTGACGCTGAATACTGCCGCACACACGGTGGGTGCGGCAGGTGTGGGAGCACAGGCACATTTTGTGTTTCACAACCTTCCCACTACAGTGATTTCAGCTGTACTGACGCTTGTGATTCTGATTTTTTCGGAGATCATTCCGAAAACCATAGGTGCCAATTTTTGGCGGGTACTGGCAGTTCCAAGTGCGTATCTGATTCACGGGATGACCCTGTTGCTCTGGCCATTCGTGGTTCTGTCGCAGTATCTGTCCAAGTTGATCACACCCCAGAATGTCGAACCCTCGATCAGCCGGGATGAGATGATTGCCATGGCCGACATTGGGCACCAGCAAGGCATCATTGACGAGGCTGATGCCCGCACCCTTCAGAGCGTGATGCGCTTTCAGTCTCTGCGTGCCCATGAAGTTCTGACTCCACGCACGGTCGTGCAGTCCCTGAGTTCTGACATGACGGTCAGGCAGGCCCGTGAAGCCATTGCCGGACAAAAATTCTCGCGCTATCCGGTGCTTGAAAAGTCGGAACACATTCTTGGCTACGTATTGCAGAGCGACATTCTGTCCGAAGCGGCTGAAGACCGCTGGGAACGTCCCTTGGTGGAACTGGTGCGACCGGTTCCGATGATTCTGGAAAGCCTGCCCTTGAAGGGCGCCATGAGCATCTTTCTCAAGGAACGGGAACACCTTGCTGTCGTGATCGACGAGTTTGGCATTTTCATGGGCGTGATCACGCTGGAAGACGTGGTGGAATCCCTGATCGGACTTGAGATCATGGACGAGGCAGACGACGTGGAAGACATGCGCATGCTTGCCCGCGAAACACTCGCCAAGCGCCACAGCTGA